The Pristiophorus japonicus isolate sPriJap1 unplaced genomic scaffold, sPriJap1.hap1 HAP1_SCAFFOLD_42, whole genome shotgun sequence genome includes a region encoding these proteins:
- the LOC139250755 gene encoding probable G-protein coupled receptor 139 has product MSLGYLIKLKILWALNDVQKMYYPMLAAVGVPLNVVTIVILSRGKCGLSKCVTHYLVAMAAADLLVVIIDLILRQIPIVYRDQFLFLLHVRICNIHAILLYAATDCSVWFTVTFTFDRFVAICCQKLKLKNCTEQTATVVLGTVTVLSCLRNIFWYFLYTSEYWLSNSPWFCRVTIGVSRSLVWAIVELIHYILTPFIPFILILLLNALTVRHILVSSRARSRLRGRSSGESPSDPEMENRRKSMIVLFVISGNFILLWVVFMVCSILRRLNYLGHSISLPTFVPEIGFMLQLLSGCTNTFIYAVTQRKFREELRNGVKYPLAMVVKLIR; this is encoded by the exons ATGTCTCTTGGTTACCTGATCAAACTCAAGATTCTCTGGGCGCTTAATGATGTACAAAAAATGTACTACCCCATGTTGGCTGCTGTCGGTGTCCCAC ttaatgtggtgacgattgtgatcctgtctcggggaaagtgcggtctctccaaatgtgtcactcactacctggtggccatggcagcggcggatctactggtcgtgatcatcgatctgatactgaggcagattccTATTGTTTATCGGGATCAATTTCTTTTTCTGTTGCATGTTAGAATATGTAATATTCATGCTATCCTGCTTTAtgcagccacagattgttctgtctggttcaccgtcactttcaccttcgatcgatttgtggccatttgttgccagaagctgaaattgAAAAATTGCACGGAGCAAACAGCGACTGTGGTTCTAGGAACAGTGACAGTGCTGAGCTGTCTGaggaacattttctggtattttctgTATACAAGTGAATATTGGCTGTCCAACAGTCCATGGTTTTGCCGCGTGACAATTGGTGTATCTCGTTCACTAGTCTGGGCTATCGTTGAATTAATTCATTATATTTTAACACCTTTTATTCCATTTATTTTGATTCTACTGTTGAATGCTTTAacggtcagacacattttagtgtccaGCAGAGCCCGAAGTAGACTCCGGGGTCGGAGCAGTGGCGAgagccccagtgacccagagatggagaaccgaaggaaatcgatgATTGTACTGTTTGTTATTTCGGGGAATTTCATACTGTTATGGGTGGTGTTCATGGTCTGTTCTATATTGAGACGATTGAATTACTTGGGACACTCTATTTCTCTGCCCACGTTTGTACCGGAAATTGGcttcatgctccagctcctgagtggctgcacgaacacttttatttacgcagtgacccagaggaaattcagagaggagttgaggaaTGGAGTGAAATATCCCCTTGCAATGGTGGTAAAGTTAATTCGATGA